The region TTTATAAGACATTTTTTAATGGTGCTAGAACATCTTGATATGTAATTAAAACATGCTTTTGTCACGTCTTTGAATTTGCATTAGTAACCTATGGAATGGTGAGCACCCACATGTACTACTACACCAAAGTCATGTCCCAACTCTTCGTGGATGTGCCATTAACGAATGGACAACCAACAACCTTCAAGACCCTTTTAACAATGGAGGACTTCTGGAAAGTAATTCCTCGACTACCTTTGATACACTTACTATAAAGTACTAAAGGCAGATTAGTACTAAATTTGTGAAAGCTTGAATAGAGAGCTTAATCAAAGCATTATTTGTAGTTTACAGAAGGGCCTTTTCTTAATGGCGTGTACTGGGAGTTCTGGTACAACAATAAGAGCCTCCCAGAAAACCAGAGTCTGATCTACTATGAAAACCTTCTGTTGGGCGTCCCACGTCTCCGGCAGCTCAGAGTGCACAATGAGTCCTGCGCTATCCATGAAGACCTACATGATGAAGTTTACGACTGCTTTAACATCTATTCTCCTGCCAATGAGGACAAGGCACCGTACGGACTTAAAAATGGGACAGCGTATGTAACAACATACCTATGGCTTATTATGAATAACAAGGAATTATATGTTCAGTGTTGATCTTTTTTTGAGTATGCTGTTTGTATTTTAGGTGGGTGTACTCAGGGGAGAGCAGCCTGGGTGAGAGCAGTTACTCGGGGCAAGTGTCGACCTATGGAGGTGGAGGTTACTACCAGGATCTGTCCCGCACTCGAGAGAAGTCAGCCAATCAGCTGCGGGAGTTAAAAAACAACCTCTGGCTGGACCGTGGCACCAGAGTTGTGTTCCTGGACTTCTCCATCTACAATGGCAACATTAACCTGTTTTGTATCATCAGGTAATGGATTGAAGAAATGGAATtctacttgttttgttttttttatatctagGTCTCGTTAAAACTGATTGGGAAACTTTTAACCAggccttcattatttatttttggtactttgtaaatacattttatttatagattttattgttttagccttgtcccagactttcaaCATTGAACTATtacaaatccattataaaatacaaaatatacaaattaCTAACAAAgagtcaaaataaacaaaaatcatttcagtatttattgtgtgaaaatttatttatattaataaaaaaaaagaaaaaaaaaaaaaaaacgactgtcccacagttgtggcgtcatttccacctcgtcaaacaattttgccccaagTAGTTTTTTCcccaaaagttaatgtacttgttATTCAAATTGTCAAAAGTGTCGATGAAGAGCAAATATGAATaaagagatgtttaaaaaaaatatatatatttgaaaaaagtaaatattacttTTGAGCAGAAttttttattggccgtcatttccaatcaaactTGAATTTTTCCAAATTatacaaaaagtgtgaaaaataatttaattgtttGTATTTAGTATACAAAAAAATGTTAGCAATGAAATTATTCTTATTGAGACATAGGAgtcagacattttaaaaacaaaatacaaaaaatgtaatttctaacACTGTCATGTCCAcgcacagaatttgagatgtgctggaaatgacactggtgGAAATTTTTATTacttgcagaaaaaaataaaaaatgacagaaatgtcctgtgatgcatatacagtacataaacattGTTCGCAGACAATTAACTAGTAGATAACTAGCAACCAGTGagtatgaaaaatgttttaatgagactttcaggcgtccacactgcaaaaatgtcCAGAAGTTGAATAAACACCAACATAAagaacaaatattttatataattagaaaaaaagtgtgatttcataaaaaaataataataataataatttaatgaaagtgTTGTCTATGttgtatatttcatttataaaagAGTGCATTATCTGGAATGCATTGTATTCTATTTTAAGTGCTTTGTATGTATACAGAGTGGATTCACAAACATTGTcaacaagtcaacatgaaatcaaaatgaaccaGATATCATTTCTTAAAACACGTTCTTAGTCTTATTGTaaacgattcatcagtgcaccaAAAAAtttcttcataatctttcatctaaatgtaaaaaattattgcgCATCTAAAAGTCTGTTTTTGGGGGTGACATCATCAAGgccacttaaaggaacagttcccccaaaaatgaaaattcatcatcatttactcaccctcaacatgccatcccagatctgtatgactttctttcttctgcaaaacacaaattaagatttgaatatttaagctctgtaggtcatgcactgcaagtgaatggtttccaaaactttgaagttccaaaaagcacataaaggaagcatacaAGTAATATACAAGACtctaatggtttaatccatgtcttcagaagagatctaTTTtgtttggatgagaacagaccaaaatgtagatcctttttcacaaaaaatcccGACATAAGcagtttcctttctttttttttcaaattttctccccttttctccccaatttggcatgcccaattcccactacttactaggtctttgtggtggcacagttactcacctcaatccgggtggcggaggacaagtcctagttgcctccacttctgaaaaTGTCATTCCacccatcttatcacgtggcctgttgtgcatgacaccgcggagacttacagcatgtggaggctcatgctactctccgcgatccacacacaacttaccacatgccccattgagagcgaaaaccactaatcgcaaccacgaggaggttactccatgtgactctaccctccctagcaaccgggccaatttggttgcttaggagacctggctgtagtcactcagtacaccctggattcgaactcacgactccaggggtggtagtcagcgtcaacagtctctgagctacccaggcccccataagcagtctctttggcgatcttgatttcaagctcgattacacttccaggCGTcctctagcactctgtgcatgcatcaagcactaggaattctaatcaagcttgaaatcatgattgtgcctagagactgcattggcaaggtgtacagtgaaaaagagttacattttggtctgttctcaccaaaaaccgattggatcacttctgaagacctggatttaaccactggagttgtatggattacttttatgccttgcTTTAGTATCAGTCCTAAAGGTCTACACCTTCTTGCTTTGCTGTAGATTGCTAGTGGAGTTTCCAGCCACAGGGGGCGTTGTGACATCCTGGCAGTTCCAGACTGTGCGTCTAATCCGCTACGTATCCAGCTGGGACTATTTTGTGGGCTTCTGTGAAGTGGGCTTCTGCCTCTTTGTGCTGTATTACTTGGTAGAAGAAGTTCTAGAGATCCGTCTGAATCGCTTGCGCTACTTCAAGAGCCTGTGGAACTGCTTGGATGTTCTCATTGTTATGGTAGATGATTATGCATTATGAAGACTTAAAATACTCTCTGTATTTTCTGCTCTTGAGTATGACACTTTGGGCCGTGCTGATGTAGGTGCCACAGTTGgccttttttattgtatttactaTCTCTACATTGCAGCTCAGTGTCCCAGCCATCATCATAAACATCTGCAGAACATCAGCAGTCAGTCACAGACTTCACTTCCTGCTGGAGAACCACAGCACATACCCAGACTTTGAGCCCCTGGCTCGCCTCCAAGTTCACTTTAACAATCTGGCTGCTGTCATCGTCTTCCTCTCATGGGTCAAGGTGAGAACTCAACTTTTGGCATGTAAAACTCCTTATTTGTGTCATCAAAATGCGTAACTACAACTGTCTTGCTTCTCCCACAGCTTTTTAAGTTTATTAACTTCAACAAGACCATGAATCAGCTGTCCACCACCATGTCGCGCTGTGCTAAGGACCTGATGGGCTTCACCATAATGTTCTTCATTGTGTTCCTTGCCTATGCTCAGCTGGCATATTTAGTATTTGGAACTCAGGTCGATGACTTCAGCACCTTTCAGGCCTGCATGTGAGTTTTGGAGgcctcattcattacacacagttTCCAAATGAAAAATTACATGTACACAAAACCTGCAGAGCTAGTTAATTGGTAGAGAGAAGTTGAGAAGGAATTGGTCATTTGTAGTGGTGtactttttttgagtaatttacccaacactatTCTCAACTGGGAAAGGGGTTTAAGTTAAAGGGTATACATAAATCTTGTATAGAAATATCATGTTTATGATCTCTGTTGACAGTTTCACCCAGTTCCGGATCATTTTGGGTGATTTTGACTTCTCAGAGATTGAGGAGGCCGACAGAGTGTTGGGACCCATTTACTTCTCCACCTTCGTGTTCTTCATCTTCATGATTCTATTGGTAAACGCCACAAGAAGAACATAAAATATAACTAAGTCAGTTAATTTACACTTGTATTTATTTGCACCGGGTTATAACTAGGTGTATAGATACAGTCGGCAAGGAGGGCCCGCCCACTCGTGGGGAGAAGCAAAGCCCTGTTTCCAAAGTTACTCATTCATTACTATGAGAAAAACAGGGGAAAATATGcaatagatttgattattttaacaacgaaaaatgtgacaaaaagtttTTGTGTAGTTTTTTACACGTCAAACGAAGCCAAAATCTCCAGAACTTTTTCACTCGCCATCCAACAAAAATTCAAGCTGAAAGAAGAGCGCTGTGGCTCGTCTCATCTGTTGAGCCATACCGCAGTTTCTTAGAAGTCCCAGGCCACCTGGTGACAGAAGTTTACATTAATGATTGtcacatttacattttgtcattcGACTGGTATCTAAAACATGTTTAACTTCTTTGTTTTTATAATCATCAACacttttatttatatctttaatATGATTTAAGATTAATTAAGTGTACACATGAAATAGCTCAAATCTAAGATGTGAAACATATGACAGGGCTGATATGAATTAAATGaaagattgtaaattgtaaattTACAGCCTCAGCAGAAAATGCAAGTAGTTTTATAAGTTTATAAGGTAATTATACATTTTGTTAGACCTACAGTAAAACTGTGAACAAAAGATAATTTATTGGGATTCAATAATGagtaatacagtacattttattaaACTCGAAAATAATATGTAGCATTATGCAATATAGCAACAATTGGACCTATAATCATAAGCAGTTTTCCTAATCAATGTAACAAAGTAAGTAGTTTGTTTGGCAGTAAAGACAGTGCAGTGGAGATGAGCATGCATTTGTATTGTGTACCTAAACATTTTACAGCAAATTTACCAGAAACCCTATTTATTAAACACTTTGCCAAACCAATCCACCGGGAAAAGGTATGCATCATTAAAGCATGTAATGTATGCTTTCAGCGCATCACTCCTATCAAGTCAAGTTTTCTAATGTATATCGTTTTGTTCTCTGGGGTTAACTCATCATTATGTTTCTGCGGGAAACACTGTTTTGATAATAAGATGATCGATTTAGTCTTGAATCCAGTCTGATGTTTCCCAACTACCTGTAAACCACGCATCCAGCATATGGTCGACAGcaggcacacagtggtcttcTTTTGGGTGCAATTTTTGTCGTAAAAGGGT is a window of Myxocyprinus asiaticus isolate MX2 ecotype Aquarium Trade chromosome 8, UBuf_Myxa_2, whole genome shotgun sequence DNA encoding:
- the LOC127445412 gene encoding polycystin-2-like isoform X3 yields the protein MYLKTVLREMITYILFLITLCILTYGMVSTHMYYYTKVMSQLFVDVPLTNGQPTTFKTLLTMEDFWKFTEGPFLNGVYWEFWYNNKSLPENQSLIYYENLLLGVPRLRQLRVHNESCAIHEDLHDEVYDCFNIYSPANEDKAPYGLKNGTAWVYSGESSLGESSYSGQVSTYGGGGYYQDLSRTREKSANQLRELKNNLWLDRGTRVVFLDFSIYNGNINLFCIIRLLVEFPATGGVVTSWQFQTVRLIRYVSSWDYFVGFCEVGFCLFVLYYLVEEVLEIRLNRLRYFKSLWNCLDVLIVMLSVPAIIINICRTSAVSHRLHFLLENHSTYPDFEPLARLQVHFNNLAAVIVFLSWVKLFKFINFNKTMNQLSTTMSRCAKDLMGFTIMFFIVFLAYAQLAYLVFGTQVDDFSTFQACIFTQFRIILGDFDFSEIEEADRVLGPIYFSTFVFFIFMILLNMFLAIINDTYSEVKADMAQQRSEMEITDLIKKGYNRAIVKLKLKKTSINNVPDSLHLAGGKLNFDELRQDLRGKGHSDAEIEAIFAKYDLNGDQELTEHEYQQMRDDLEKEREDLDLEHSSLPRPVSGRSFSGSQDDSEEDDDEDSGHSSRRRGSSSGGVSYEEFQVLVRRVDRMEHSIGSIVSKIDAVIVKLEAVERAKMKRRDVLGRILDGVIEDESMGRDPELHREQMDRLVREELECWESDDTISQVSHHQATPIAIAAQLRPRSSHPPSSLSSEGPNGAVNGAAHI